Within Bicyclus anynana chromosome 24, ilBicAnyn1.1, whole genome shotgun sequence, the genomic segment TAGTGGCACCAgacataaaaataatcaaatcaatcaaaatcacataatataaatacgtaaataaataatacctttgTTCTTATTCTTCTTGCCCTTCTTAGGCACTTCATCTTCTTCTTCCAGTGTTTGTTCTGGTGCAGCCTCAACACTCAGCAGTTCTGCTTCATATTTCCTCCGTTTCTTCTCTTCTTTTCTCTGTTTCTTTGTCAGTTTCTGGTCTAATTTCTCCACTCCATTTTGTACATCATTTTCTTTCGCCTCACCATCAATATCTTCTTCATTTTGTACTTCATCATTAATTTCTTTCTCTAAAATACCATTAGTATCATGGCCGTTTACTTTTTCTCCATTAACAGAATTTTCCTCACCCATTTCCTCTTTTTCTTCATTTGCGTTCTGATTTAAATTTGATTGTTCATTACTGTTAGGATCAGGTTGCTTCTCATCAGGAATGTTCACAGTGTCTTGTCGCTTGCGTTTCTTGTTTTTGTCAGTGTCCTCTTGTCCGTTTACTTGTTCCTGCGTGAcaccttaaaaaataaataatggacaATATTATTGAAGTGTCTATAGAGTGCCTTATAACAATGTTTtcaaaaaacatgtttttggTACCTATAGCGTCAGctcattaaaaaacaataaagtaaGAAACACCCAATATCCACCTATATGACTTCCCTACAATAcccaaatcaaaatcaaaaatcatttatttcaagtaggctcagtttacaagcacttttgacacgtcagttgactatttgtaaagattctaccaccagttcggaaggcaggttttgctgTAAAGAAACCGGCGAGAAACTTAAcagcttaaaaaaaatcattaatttacaaATGATGACAACATtgcaatttcttatagttttacttcctgtgtaaaACTAATGAAAAGGTGGAAGctaatccaatggcctccaagcgcctttatctttaaggaactcatcaatggagTAATATTGTGCTAACAAAATGATTGGTTACTAATTAATACCTAATGTATGTTGTGTCGTCTTTGTGTTTAGGTTTAACAAGCAGTCTCTGTATAATAGAATTGAAAAGAAAGCGCAACTGACTCACATAGTTGACTCATACCAAATctcatacaaataatataaatttcatgtagtatatggaataagggtccgaaatatatcattataaataaaaaaaagttaaggattttaaaaaaacttaatttaaaaattgtctatttttaaaattttccaaatgtcaaaaacgctgtcgtccattttgtgacgtcacaatgttataTACTAAACATCAAACTAAattgttaacaaatatttttaacaacaaaaggaggaggttatgaCCATGACTCTGGCTATCATATACAACGTTTACAATCTGGTTACTCCagaaatttttgtttgaaacaaacatacaaacttgctttataatattagtatagataaaaaatcttttactttaagtttttaaccggactctgcagtgttgtgaatgcctgtaaaagatggctgcagtagttcaagaattttgtaactcacttatatataatgttttctgctgtcattgttggcgttacaaataaataaataaataaataataataattaataccttggTTATATAATTAATGGTATATCGAATGAACTGTTATTAGGAACATCAGAAGTTACAATGAACACTATCACTGATCTATTCAATGAGATATTGCGCACAGAGTATATACCTCATCAGTGGACTCAgtcaacaataatattaattcataaaaaGGGGAATAAAGATGAAATATCTAATTACAGACCAATCAGTTTGATGTcaaatttgtacaaaatattttcaaaaatattgttagaCCGTTTTACCTTGACCTTGGATGAAAACCAACCCAAAGAACAAGCAGGATTTCGGAGTGACTACTCGACAATAGATCACATACACACTATAAAACAAGTGATTCAAAAATGTAAAGAATATGGTATTACCTTCTATTTGGCATTTGTAGATTATAACAAAGCATTTGACTCATtaaaacacacaaaaatatGGGAAGCCCTAGAAACACAAGGTGtgcataaaaaatacatacgtgTAATAATCAACATATATAGGAACATGAAAGCAAAAATAAGAACAGAGAGAGAAGGGGAATACTTTCCGATACAAAGAGGAGTGAGACAAGGGGACCCAATGTCACCCAAGCTTTTTTCAGCAGTACTTGAACACGTATTTAGACGACTCAATTGGGATGATTATGGACTAAATGTAAATGGGGTGAAACTAAACCACCTAAGATTCGCGGACGATCTAATCCTAATTTCTGAAGATCCAAGTGGCTTGCAAAATATGTTAACTCAGCTTGTGTATGAAAGTGAGAAAGTAGGATTGTCGATGAACCTTGAAAAAACCAAAGTTATGACAAATCGTACAAATATCCCAATATCCATCAATGGCAGTACAGTAGCATATGTGAACGATTATATATATCTCGGACAGATTATATCTCCTGAAGACCTTACTCTGAAAGAAGTGAATAACAGAATTAACTTGGCGTGGAAGAGATACTGGTCGTTAAAAGATATAATGAAAAACCCTCACGTGCCGctcaaattaaaaagaaaaacctttGATTCATGTATTCTACCAGTTTTGACATATGGATGCCAAACATGGAgcctaacaaaacaaaatatacgcAAACTTGAAGTCTGTCAGCATAGCATGGAACGCagcatacttaatataaaattaagagaTAAAATTAAACTCTTTACTATAAGAAAAGAAACTAAAATAACTGATGTCACATACTGCATTAAAAAGCTGAAATGGAAGTGGGTAGGACATTTGTTTCGAAGTAAGAAGGATAAATGGTCAAGAGACATAACAGCTTGGTGCCCAAGGCACCAGAAAAGAAACAGAGGAAGACAGCGTCGTAGATGGGAGGACGATGTCATAAAAATAGCAGGTGTCACTTGGAATAGACAAGCAAATAACCGCACAGTGTGGCGGGCtctaggggaggcctatgctgTAAAGCAAGACAATCTCAACACGCCGGTGTCaatcaaataaatttgtaaataattttaagatatttgtgattgtttaataaaggctattattattattattattataattaataccttTGTTCTTATTCTTCTTGTCCTTCTTAGGCACTTCATTTTCCTCTTCTAAAGTTTGTTCGAGTGCAGCCTTGACACTCTGCAGTTCAGCTTCATGTTTCCTGTGTTTCTTCTCTTCTTTTCTCTGTTTCTTTGATAGTTTCTGGTCTTTCTCCACTCCATTTTGTAGGTCATGTTCTCCATCATTTTCTTTCTCTTCCTCATTATCTAAAGTACCGTTAATTGCATGCCCGTTAAGTTTTTCTCCATTAACAGAGTTTCCTTCAATTTTATCGTCTTTTTTCTTATTTGCATTCTGATTTAAATTTGATAGTTCCGTTAACTTCACAGAAATAATCTCCCACGCTTGATCAATGTCTTTCATATTGGTTTTATTACCACATACATTCTTAACAAAGTTAACGAATTTAGGCTTCTTTCTAGGTGTGTTATTGTGCTTACTTATAGTTTCTATGATCCTTATTACATTACTGGAGGCATTCTTTTGCTCATCGAGGACAGATTGTATCATGTCTACCCAAACATTCTGTTTCTTCTCACCCTTCTTCTCTTTTGGTGTGAAACCCTTACCAGAATAACGTTCTTCCTCAGTGATGCATTTTGTATGGGCTTCATAATCCTTGCCTCTATAAACAGAaaccataaatatatattaatattagcaGATCCTTTCAAGCTTTGGTTTGacttgtgcacttcttccataccccTATTCTAccttacacctaccctaccctacccctaccacacTCTACCTTACTCTTACCCCTATGCTACATTTTACCTACATCTACCCTAATGTTGCTCAATTTTTTTGCCTTCCTGGAACCTCTCCATTAACACTTAAACtttatggtatggtattaaaattaaaattgactgataagtattattaaaaatcctatgtaagtatagaaaaatgttttttatactttttcaggcaaatttaaaaattttcacacCTTAAGAACCATTCTTGTATTTCAGACAGTTTTCTAAAAAAGAATTAGTGAAATTGGTTTAGCTTTTCTCGAGATTTGAGCTTAGACACATtcagttttatattatagatttattttctcttggagtttctttgcatcatcaaatcagaaatgaggagatccagaGAAGAATCATAATCACAGGCATAGTTCAGAATTAAGTGaaattgaagtggcaatgggcagagcATATAGGTAGTTATAACACAGTGGAcatcttgacggcctccatggtgcagtggtatgtgcagtggatttaGAAATCtgagctcctgggttcgatccctggctgggccgattaagattttcttagttggtgcacgtctagctggtgggaggctttggtcgtagctagttaccagcctaccgacaaagacgtgccgccaattccatcttagattgcatcatcacttaccatcaggtgagactgttagtcaagggctaacttgtaaaacataaaaaagggGTCTCAAGATGCTGGAATGATGACCCGACACCcagaagcgcagtgttggacgacCCCCCACTATTACCACTAGGTGTATTTTCTTCTTTGTTCATTATTGTAAGTACAGTAAAATCTACACTGCTGCTAAATTGCTGGAAAGTAGTTAgaagaaaaatacaaatgtaTACTCACAAAAAGTCCTTAAAACAGTCCATACACGACACATTTGGATTTTTATTCCTGCATTTggttaaatagtgtttttctaCTTTCGGCTTTTGAACG encodes:
- the LOC112055184 gene encoding cell growth-regulating nucleolar protein — its product is MVVFTCGHCGESVQKPKVEKHYLTKCRNKNPNVSCMDCFKDFLGKDYEAHTKCITEEERYSGKGFTPKEKKGEKKQNVWVDMIQSVLDEQKNASSNVIRIIETISKHNNTPRKKPKFVNFVKNVCGNKTNMKDIDQAWEIISVKLTELSNLNQNANKKKDDKIEGNSVNGEKLNGHAINGTLDNEEEKENDGEHDLQNGVEKDQKLSKKQRKEEKKHRKHEAELQSVKAALEQTLEEENEVPKKDKKNKNKGVTQEQVNGQEDTDKNKKRKRQDTVNIPDEKQPDPNSNEQSNLNQNANEEKEEMGEENSVNGEKVNGHDTNGILEKEINDEVQNEEDIDGEAKENDVQNGVEKLDQKLTKKQRKEEKKRRKYEAELLSVEAAPEQTLEEEDEVPKKGKKNKNKGDNTHSQEQVNGHEGNDKNKKRKRQDTVNIPDEKQPDPDNTENGPAKEKSIKKKLRKDSKHDPEESICLHDQNVAKSETEVAEVNNGKFNWHEVIISLLQKKGNELPFKRLQKKVLGEYSEYTGCEVDDRIADKFIKKLKSAPNVRVDKNRVLLLVDE